One segment of Erigeron canadensis isolate Cc75 chromosome 2, C_canadensis_v1, whole genome shotgun sequence DNA contains the following:
- the LOC122587198 gene encoding signal peptide peptidase-like 1: protein MEPLWKLVFLLEPAPVTLILTAIAVAFGSAFRALNYGKEMEKNRDMSEASITLDRSQALMIPVMSSISLLTMFYLFSSVSQLLTAFTAIASVSSLYFCFSPYIANVKSQFGLSDPYVSRCCSKSFTRMQALLLFLCFSTVATWLVTGHWILNNMLGISLCIAFVSHVRLPNIKVCAMLLICLFVYDIFWVFYSEMFFGANVMVAVATQQASNPVHTVANSLSLPGLQLITKKLELPVKIVFPRNLLGGIVPGNAASDFMMLGLGDMAIPSMLLALVLCFDHRKDKEVVSQLDISPHKGHKYIFYATCGYAIGLVSALAAGILTHSPQPALLYLVPSTLGPIVLISWSRKELKELWEGSTPNPAEKIHSTEV, encoded by the exons atggaGCCTCTATGGAAGCTTGTGTTTCTATTGGAGCCTGCTCCAGTTACTCTTATTTTGACCGCCATTGCTGTGGCTTTTGGCTCTGCTTTTCGAGCTTTAAATTATGgaaaagaaatggaaaaaaaCCGTGATATGTCTGAAGCATCGATTACATTGGATAGATCTCAAGCACTCATGATACCAGTTATGAGCTCTATAAGTCTGCTTACGATGTTTTACTTATTCTCTTCCGTTTCACAACTGCTCACTGCTTTTACTGCAATTGCCTCCGTATCATCTCTATATTTTTGCTTCTCACCTTATATTGCTAATGTCAAGTCACAATTTGGTCTTTCCGACCCATACGTGTCTCGTTGTTGCTCCAAGTCTTTTACTCGAATGCAAGCACTTCTGTTGTTTTTATGCTTTAGTACAGTTGCAACATGGCTTGTTACCGGACATTGGATTCTGAACAATATGTTGGGCATTTCACTTTGTATTGCATTTGTCAGCCATGTTCGTCTCCCCAACATAAAAGTCTGTGCGATGCTACTTATCTGCTTATTTGTATACGATATTTTCTGGGTATTCTATTCGGAGATGTTTTTCGGTGCAAATGTCATGGTTGCAGTAGCAACTCAACAAGCTTCTAACCCTGTTCATACAGTAGCTAACTCTTTGAGTCTTCCTGGATTGCAATTGATCACGAAAAAGCTCGAGTTGCCTGTCAAGATTGTATTCCCAAGGAACTTATTGGGTGGCATCGTACCTGGAAATGCTGCTAGTGATTTCATGATGCTTGGTCTTGGTGATATG gCCATTCCTTCTATGCTCCTAGCATTAGTTCTCTGTTTTGACCATAGAAAAGACAAGGAAGTTGTAAGCCAATTGGATATATCTCCTCATAAGGGgcataaatacatattttatgcTACTTGTGGATACGCTATTGGATTGGTATCTGCGTTGGCAGCTGGAATTCTTACTCATTCTCCACAACCAGCACTTCTATATCTG gTGCCATCCACATTAGGACCCATAGTTCTGATCTCCTGGTCAAGAAAGGAACTTAAGGAGTTATGGGAAGGCTCAACACCAAATCCTGCCGAGAAAATACATTCAACAGAAGTTTGA
- the LOC122587422 gene encoding THO complex subunit 6 yields the protein MKMEKQRGGGDCREWDEDAYRDTILEERESHSLTIFRAVFSPSSSPSSNQNADFIVSASSDGSIATYSLSSLISSLPLNFGNTGAQNLYVGEPKCLLKGHDGPVYDVKFYGDGEDSFLLSCGDDGRIRGWKWMDVLEADQGGLLKPQLDLANPQHKGPWGALSPIPENNAIAVDTQGGSIYAAAGNSCAYCWDVEKSKIKMTFKGHASYLHSVVARNSYNQIITGSEDGTARIWDCRSGKCTTVIQPGKDSKSKDLFSYVSCIALDASEKWLACGSGRNLSVWNLSASEKISEISTRACIQDICFDDNQILAVGAEPVLSRYDMNGVMLSQIQCVPQSTFSVSLHPSGVMCVAGYGGVIDVLSQFGSHLCSFRCQAYR from the exons atgaaaatggagaaACAAAGAGGAGGAGGAGACTGTAGGGAGTGGGATGAAGACGCCTACAGAGACACCATTTTAGAAGAAAGGGAATCTCATTCTCTCACTATCTTTCGTGCTGTTTTCTCCCCCTCTTCTTCACCATCATCCAACCAAAACGCTGATTTCATTGTCTCTGCATCTAGCGACGGTTCCATTGCAACTTACTCTTTATCATCTCTAATCTCATCTCTT CCATTGAACTTCGGAAATACTGGAGCTCAAAA tttatatGTAGGTGAACCAAAATGCTTACTTAAAGGACATGATGGGCCTGTTTATGATGTTAAGTTTTATGGTGATGGTGAAGATTCCTTCTTGTTGAG TTGTGGCGATGATGGTCGAATTCGAGGATGGAAGTGGATGGATGTTTTGGAAGCAGACCAAG GTGGCCTTTTGAAGCCACAACTTGACTTGGCAAATCCTCAACACAA AGGACCGTGGGGTGCTCTTTCCCCTATCCCTGAAAATAATGCTATCGCTGTTGATACTCAG GGGGGTTCCATTTATGCAGCCGCTGGTAATTCATGTGCATATTGTTGGGATGTG GAGAAATCTAAAATCAAAATGACCTTTAAAGGGCATGCTAGTTATCTACATTCTGTTGTTGCTAGAAATTCATATAACCAG ATTATAACTGGTTCAGAGGATGGAACAGCCAGAATTTGGG ATTGCAGAAGTGGAAAGTGTACTACTGTGATTCAGCCAGGGAAAGATTCAAAATCTAAAGACTTGTTTTCGTATGTCAGTTGCATTGCTCTTGATGCTAGTGAAAAGTGGCTG gCTTGTGGCAGTGGGAGAAATCTATCTGTCTGGAATCTTTCTGCTTCTGAAAAGATATCAGAGATATCAACTCGTGCTTGCATCCAAGATATATGCTTTGACGATAATCAG ATATTAGCTGTCGGAGCAGAGCCAGTACTGAGTCGATATGACATGAATGGTGTTATGCTTTCTCAGATACAATGTGTACCTCAATCCACATTTTCCGTTTCCTTGCATCCATCTGGT GTTATGTGTGTTGCTGGTTACGGTGGTGTGATAGATGTTCTCTCTCAATTTGGAAGCCACTTGTGCTCGTTTCGCTGTCAAGCTTATAGATGA